The Pectobacterium parmentieri genome segment CGACGTTGGCTCCAGAAGGCGCGGTATCCCACGCCTTTCACCTCAAATTCTACCTCGGCGAGACATTCTGCCGTGTCGCGGGTCATCAGATCATTTTGGCTGGCGGAAAGCAGACCCAAGCGAGGTGTTTCATGGTACAGCGCCAGACAGATGGCATCCAACAGCGTGGTTTTTCCTGCGCCGGTTGGGCCGGTAATGGCAAACAAGCCGTTGCTGGAAAATGGCTCTTTTGTGAAGTCGATCTTCCATTCGCCTTTCAGCGCGTTGAGATTCTTTAAGCGCAGACTGAGAATTTTCATTTGGCAGGTTCGCTATTTTCTAGTTCATTAATAACCTGATTAAACAGCGTGCGAACGCGCTGTTGGCGACCGTTTTCCATGTCTTTTTCCGTTGCCAGACGACGTTCAAAAACGTCATGTACGCTCAATTCGTTCAGCGTTTCCTTGTCCTGCCGGGTAATAGCCTGCAAACGCTGTTCGCGCGTGCGGCGTAGCAGGAGTACCTCAACGTGCAGGTGTTCTGTCATCGCCTGAATGCGTTTTTGCATGTCGCTCAGATAATCCTGCGTGTTGAGCTCGATATCCAACCACACGGGTTTATCGCCCTGATAGTTCTGGAAGGTGGCCAGTTGCTGTTCAATATCGCTCAGGCTGCCTTTAATCAACTGCATCGGTTGAGTCACGGGAATAGGCAGCGTGTCTATCTTCGGCGGTGCATCGGGTATAAAGCTGACCAGACAAACGGATTTTTCGCTGCCGAGTTCATCAAAACTCAGTGGGATTGGGGAGCCGCTATAGCGAATGTGATCACTTTTAGTCACGCGCTGCGGGCGGTGAATATGCCCCAAAGCGATATAATCCGCAGGCGGGAAAGCCTGAGCAGGGAAAGCATCGAGGGTGCCAATATAGATATCGCGCACGGATTCCGAGGCGGTTACGCCAATCGTCGTCAGATGCCCGGTTGCAATAATCGGTAGCGGCAGACCAAGCTCGTCTCGCTTCTGGCAAGCCAGTTGATAACACTGCTGATAATGCGCGGTAATCGCTTCCTGTAGTGCTAGCTGTTTTTCATCACCGGATTGTCCGGCTTTGCTGGTTAGCACATCACGTGGGCGCAAATAGGGAATGGCGCAGAGCAGGGCGCCGGGCTGCTGCTGGCGGTTTTCCAGCAGAAGCACTTGCTGGGCTGGATCGTCGCTGGCGCAGGCAATCACCCGCGTGTTCAGACAGGCCAGCAAATCTCGCGACTCGTTCAGCGTGGCGACAGAGTCGTGGTTGCCGCCAAGAATGATGAGCTGGCAGCCTGTGTGCTGTAGTTCTACTACAAAGCTATAATACATTTCACGCGCATAGCTGGGGGGCGAGCCGTTATCGAAGATATCGCCAGCTACGATAATGGCATCGACGTGATGTTGCTCTACCTGAATGATCAACCAGTGAAGAAACGCCTGATGTTCAGCGGCGCGACTTTTGGTATAAAAATATTGCCCTAAATGCCAATCGGCGGTGTGGATAATGCGCATCGTGTTCTCTCGATCTTCATGCCGCGTGGCGTTGGATGACGTTATCATTATCCATTATGTGGCACGGTGCATCGTTGCTATGGTGTTTTGTCATCGTAATGCCATGATTATATATAGCAGGGATGATGGCTGTCGCGCTGGGATCGCGAGTTTGGAAAGCGGTTCGAAAAATCGGATGTACGCACTGTAACATCGTGCGATGAGGGCGGTTTGTTTTTCATAAATCTGTCATAAAACTGACGCATAATGCTTTTCGCCTGCTAACAGCGACGATGATTAACGACAGGATTAACAATGGCAAAACGCATATTAGTCGTGGAAGATGAAGCACCAATTCGTGAAATGGTTTGCTTTGTACTGGAACAAAATGGGTATCAACCAGTGGAAGCCGAAGATTATGACAGTGCGGTAACGCAATTGTCGGAACCGTTCCCAGAGCTGGTGTTATTGGACTGGATGCTGCCAGGAGGATCGGGCCTGCAATTCATCAAGCATATGAAGCGCGAGGCGCTGACGCGTGATATTCCGGTAATGATGTTGACCGCGCGTGGCGAAGAAGAAGACCGCGTGCGCGGGCTTGAAGTGGGAGCGGATGATTACATTACCAAGCCGTTTTCACCTAAGGAGCTGGTGGCGCGAATTAAAGCTGTGATGCGCCGAATTTCACCGATGGCAGTGGAAGAAGTGATTGAAATGCGTGGTCTGAGTCTCGATCCTTCCTCTCATCGCGTGACAACTGAAGAGCACGCGCTGGATATGGGGCCGACGGAATTTAAACTGCTGCATTTCTTTATGACACATCCTGAACGTGTTTATAGCCGGGAACAGTTGCTGAATCACGTGTGGGGCACTAACGTTTATGTTGAGGATCGTACTGTCGACGTCCATATTCGTCGCCTGCGTAAAGCGCTGGAAACCAGCGGACATGACAAAATGGTGCAAACCGTTCGGGGAACGGGCTACCGTTTTTCAACGCGTTACTGAGGTGATCGTAACCGGAGAAACACTAACGTGCTAGAACGTTTATCCTGGAAAAGGCTGGCATTGGAGCTGGCTTTTTTTTGTTTGCCTGCTTTATTGCTGGGGCTGATTTTTGGCTATCTGCCCTGGTTTTTGCTGGTCGCCGTATTAGGCTTACTCTGCTGGAATTTTTATAACCAGCTTAAACTTTCTTATTGGCTGTGGGTTGACCGCAGCATGACGCCACCGCCCGGTCGCTGGAGCTGGGAGCCGCTGTTTTACGGGCTCTATCAGATGCAGTTGCGTAATCGACGCCGACGCCGGGAGCTGGCGCTCCTGATCAAACGGTTTCGCAGCGGTGCTGAATCCTTGCCGGATGCGGTGGTGATCACCACAGAAGAGGGAACGATCTTCTGGTGTAATCACCTGGCGCAGCACCTGCTTAATTTCCGTTGGCCGGAGGATAACGGTCAGAATATCCTCAACTTATTGCGCTATCCTGAATTCACTAATTACATGAAAGGGCAAGACTTTAGCCGTCCTCTCACGTTGCAGTTGAATAATTCTCACCATGTTGAATTCCGCGTGATGCCGTATTCCGAAGGGCAACTGCTGATGGTGGTGCGTGATATTACGCAAATGCACCAGCTCGAAGGCGCGAGACGTAACTTTTTTGCCAATGTGAGCCATGAGTTGCGTACCCCGTTGACGGTGTTGCAGGGCTATCTGGAAATGATGCAGGAAGAAACGCTGGATGCGGCGCTACGCGGGAAGGCGTTGAATACCATGCAGGAACAGACCCGGCGCATGGACGGGTTGGTCAAACAGTTGCTTACCCTGTCCCGGATTGAAGCGGCGACGGCAATCGATTTGAATGAAAAAGTCGATATTCCGTTGATGCTACGCGTATTGCAGCGTGAAGCGCAGACCTTGAGCCAGGGGCGTCATGAGATCGTCTTTCGTGTGAATGAAAACCTCCGGGTGTTTGGTAACGAAGAACAACTGCGCAGCGCGGTATCCAATCTGGTGTATAACGCGGTCAACCATACGCCAGAGGGAACGCGTATCGAGGTCTGTTGGCAGAAGATCCCACAGGGGGCGCAATTTCAGGTCAGCGATAACGGGCCGGGGATTGCAGCCGAGCACTTGCCACGCCTGACTGAACGTTTTTATCGCGTGGATAAGGCGCGTTCGCGACAGACGGGAGGCAGCGGGCTGGGGCTGGCGATAGTTAAGCACGCGCTCAGCCATCATGATTCCCGCTTGGAGATCATGAGTGAGGACGGTCTGGGATCGCGTTTTGTCTTTACGTTGCCAAATCGGTTGATTGTCCCTACCTCTCTGGCTGAAAATATGGCGAAACCTTCGGCCTGACGGAAAACGTTATTTATGATATCCGCCATACATATTGCGGGCGCTTTTTTACTGCTGCTTAGTGCGTTTTGCTCCGCGCAGCCTCGTCAGATGCTGGCAGGTAACCTCTCCAGCGCGGGGTCGGATACGCTGGCTAACCTGATGGCCTTTTGGGCGGCGGATTTCAGCCAGCATTATCCGAACGTGAATTTACAGATTCAGGCTGCCGGTTCATCGTCTGCGCCGACGTCTCTGGCGTCGGGTGCCGCGCAACTTGGGCCGATGAGCAGGGCAATGAAGGCCAGCGAAATTGAGGCGTTTGTTCAGCACTACGGTTACCCACCGCTGGCGGTGCCGGTGGCGATGGATGCGCTCGTCGTGTTGGTAAATCAGGATAACCCTCTGTCTGGGCTGAACGTGTCACAGTTGGACGCCATTTTTTCGATTACGCAACGCTGTGGTAACCACCAGCCGATAAAACAGTGGGGTGACCTCGGCTTACGCGGTAGTTGGGAGAAACGGACGTTACTGCGCTATGGGCGGAACTCTGCTTCGGGAACCTATGGGTTCTTTAAACAAAAAGCACTATGCCGCGGTGACTTCCTTCCTCAAGTTAATGAATTACCCGGTTCGGCATCCGTTGTGCAGGCGGTTGCAGCATCAACGGATGCGATTGGTTATGCCAGCGTGGGCTTTCGTACCAGCGGTGTGAAGATGTTGCCGTTAGCCGCACAAGGCACCGACTACATTTCCCCCTCGACTGAAAATATCCGCAGCGGTTTATATCCCTACACTCGTTATCTCTACATCTATGTCAACAAAGCGCCCGGACAACCGCTGGAAGCGCTGACGGCGGCATTTTTGGCACGCGTGCTGTCCGAAACGGGACAATCGCTGGTGAATCAAGATGGCTATCTGCCGCTGCCGGAAGCAACGCGTCGTCAGGCGCGCCAGCAGATTGGTCTGCCTGAATAACTTTTCTTCTTATCATGGATTTGCGCTATTTTCACGGAACATGAATTTTTTTCACGTGCCGTGAAAATTCTTCTATTGCCCTGCGATTCGCCACGTGACACGATATTGTTAAATTTGGACGTCCAGATGGCTAAATAAGATTAAATGTAACTATCCCTCTGGGCAAATATTTCACATTGAAACTATCTGCCAGTACGCTTCTTTCCTGAAGGCGAGTGCTGGCAACATGTCAGGAGCGACAGATGGCGAACACTTTATCCCCTTTCCGTGCCGATATCGTCGGCAGTTTTTTACGTCCAGCAGCGATTAAGCAAGCACGCCTTCAGCATCAGGCGGGTGAGATTGATGATGCGGCGCTGCGTAACGTTGAAGATCGTGAGATTCTGCGGGTGGTAGAAAAGCAGCGTGAAGCTGGCTTGCAGATAGTGACGGATGGTGAGTTACGTCGTTCTTGGTGGCACTTTGACTTCTTTGCTGATTTGCACGGCGTAGAGCGCTATGAAGCCGACCACGGTATTCAATTCAACGGCATTCAGACCAAATCCCATGCGATTCGTGTCGTGGATAAAGTGAGTTTTAACCCTCAGCACCCGATGCTCGACCATTTTCGCTACCTGAACAGCATTTCTGGCGATGCCGTCGCTAAAATGACGATTCCTAGCCCTAGCGTGATGCATTTTCGCGGTGGACGAAAAGCGATTGATGCGAAGGTTTACCCCGATCTGGCCGACTACTTCGACGATTTGGCGCAAACCTGGCGCGATGCGATCCACGCATTTTATGACGCAGGCTGCCGCTTCCTGCAATTGGATGACACTGTGTGGGCCTACCTGTGCTCTGACGATCAAAAACGTCAGATCCGTGAGCGTGGCGAAGATCCAGACCAACTGGCTCGAACCTATGCTGATGTCCTGAACAAAGCCTTGGCTGATAAACCAGCCGATCTGGTTATCGGTTTACACGTTTGTCGTGGTAATTTCCGCTCGACCTGGATTTCTGAAGGCGGGTATGAGCCTGTTGCAGAAATTCTGTTTGGTGAAGTGAATGTCGATGCATTCTTCCTGGAATACGATACCGAGCGTGCGGGTGGCTTTGAGCCGCTGCGTTTTGTGAAGCCGGGCCATCAGCAGGTTGTGTTGGGTCTGATCACCACGAAGAACGGTGAGTTGGAAGAGGCTGAAGTGGTGCAGGCTCGTATCGCGGAGGCGGCAAAGTATGTCGATCTCAGCCAGATTTGCCTGAGCCCGCAGTGTGGTTTTGCGTCAACGGAAGAGGGCAATAGCCTGACGGAAGAGCAACAATGGAATAAGTTGAAGCTTGTCGTGGATATTGCTAATCGCGTGTGGTGACACCGATGAAGTAACCTTATTTTTATAATGGAATATACAGAGGCTGGATCATACGATCCGGCCTTTTTTGTGGCTGTTATCCCGCTCTTCGTCCGCGATGTTGTTGTGCAATATGTTTTTTTTATGATCAAACAACGCATTTTATGTCGGTTTTTATCAGTTTTATTGCAATGAAATATCGATAAATGCGCAAATCATGTGTTATGCAAATCATGATAAACCAATTTATATTCTTATTTTTTAGTGTAAGTAGGCTAGATACTCTGGTTTTTAGATCTCCACTTGTCTTTTTACGCTATAAACGGTTTACTTAGCACCCAATATGGCTGTGCAAAAAATAACTCCTCTATACTCGTCATACTTCACATCGCCGGAGTGTTGGCATCATGCTTCGGGCCATCCGTTTGCGAACGGCTTCTGACGGCGATAAACGACACGATTTTTTTTATCGATTTGATACAGGCAACACGACATAACTATGAGCCATCGTTTAACTTCCAAAGATATTGTGGCATTAGGTTTTATGACCTTTGCTTTATTCGTGGGGGCAGGAAATATCATTTTCCCGCCTATGGTGGGATTGCAGGCAGGAGAGCACGTTTGGACTGCGGCAATCGGCTTCCTGCTGACGGCGGTTGGCCTACCTGTGCTGACCGTCATCGCGCTTGCTCGGGTTGGTGGCGGCGTCGATGCGTTAAGCTCGCCGATTGGTAAAAAGGCCGGTGTGGTCTTGGCTACCGTGTGCTACCTGGCTGTTGGGCCACTGTTCGCGACGCCGCGTACGGCAACCGTTTCGTTTGAAGTCGGTTTGGCGCCTTTGGTTGGTAATGGCGCGTCCCCTCTGCTGATTTATAGCCTGATTTATTTTGCTATCGTCATCGCGATTTCTCTGTATCCGGGCAAACTGCTGGATACGGTCGGCCATGTGCTGGCGCCGTTGAAGATCATTGCTCTGGCAGTATTGGGTATTGCCGCAGTGCTGTGGCCTGCGGGGACACCGATCCCTGCGACAGAAGCGTATGAGCATCTGCCGTTCTCCAATGGCTTTGTTAACGGCTATCTGACGATGGATACGCTGGGCGCGATGGTCTTTGGTATCGTAATTGTCAATGCGGCACGCTCACGTGGGGTGACAAGCTCAGTGCTGCTGACGCGTTACACCGTATGGGCTGGGTTAATCGCGGGCATCGGCCTGACGTTGGTCTATTTGAGCCTGTTCCAGCTTGGTTCTGTCAGTGGTGAACTGGTGCCGCAGGCACTGAATGGGGCAGAGATTCTCCATGCTTATGTGCAACACACGTTCGGTAACATGGGAAGCAGCTTCCTGGCGTTGTTAATCTTTATCGCGTGTCTGGTGACGGCGGTGGGTTTAACCTGTGCATGTGCTGAATTCTTTGCGCAATATCTGCCGTTGTCCTATCGCACGTTGGTATTTGTGCTGGGAACGTTCTCGATGGTGGTGTCCAATCTTGGCTTGAGCCACCTGATTCAACTTTCTATTCCAGTGCTGACAGCGATTTATCCGCCTTGTATCATTCTGGTTTTACTGAGCTTTACGCTCCGTTGGTGGAATAGCGCTTCACGTATTGTGGCACCCGTCATGTTAGTCAGCCTGTTATTTGGCATGATTGATGGTATAAAATCATCGGCTTTCAAGTCGCTGTTGCCAGAGTGGAGCCTCAATTTGCCACTGAGTGAGCAAGGATTGGCCTGGTTGCCACCGTCGCTGCTGGTTTTACTGATTGCAGTGATTTACGACAGACTGTGTGGTCGTCAGGAAGTTACGGTACATCAATAATATCGTTCATACCTGATAGCGCTGGGGATATCTTACTGCTCCAGCACTGCGTTAGGTTTCTGCACCACAGGTATTTGCCTGTGGTTTTTCTTTTTGTAATGTTTTTCTCTTATAAGACAGGGTTGCTTATCAATGGAACAACCATCTTCCAAGCTCAAGCGTGGGTTAAGCACGCGGCATATCCGCTTTATCGCCCTTGGCTCGGCGATCGGAACCGGTCTGTTTTATGGTTCTGCTAGTGCGATCCAAATGGCGGGTCCCAGCGTGTTGCTGGCTTACCTGATTGGTGGGATTGTGGCGTATATCATCATGCGCGCACTGGGTGAAATGTCGGTGCATAACCCGCAGTCCAGCTCGTTTTCTCGCTATGCGCAAGATTATCTCGGGCCGTTAGCGGGATATATCACTGGCTGGACCTACTGCTTTGAGATGCTGATTGTCGCCATTGCCGATGTGACCGCGTTTGGCATCTACATGGGCGTCTGGTTCCCTGCGGTGCCACACTGGGTGTGGGTCTTGAGCGTGGTGCTCATCATCGGTGCCATCAACCTGATGAATGTGAAGGCCTTTGGCGAACTGGAGTTTTGGCTCTCTTTCTTCAAAGTTGCCACTATTATCATCATGATCGTTGCCGGGATCGGCATCATTATCTGGGGCATTGGCAACGGTGGCGAACCCACCGGTATCCACAATCTATGGAGCAATGGCGGGTTCTTCAGTAACGGTGTGATGGGGATGATCCTATCGTTACAACTGGTGATGTTTGCCTATGGTGGGGTGGAGATCATTGGAATCACTGCCGGTGAGGCCAAAGACCCGCATAAATCCATCCCTCGCGCAATTAACTCTGTACCGTGGCGTATTCTGGTGTTCTATGTTGGTACGCTATTCGTCATTATGTCCATTTACCCGTGGAATCAGGTAGGCACCAACGGTAGCCCGTTTGTGCTGACGTTCCAGCATATGGGCATTACGGCAGCGGCGGGTATTCTGAATTTTGTCGTGATTACTGCATCGCTGTCGGCG includes the following:
- the sbcD gene encoding exonuclease subunit SbcD, with the protein product MRIIHTADWHLGQYFYTKSRAAEHQAFLHWLIIQVEQHHVDAIIVAGDIFDNGSPPSYAREMYYSFVVELQHTGCQLIILGGNHDSVATLNESRDLLACLNTRVIACASDDPAQQVLLLENRQQQPGALLCAIPYLRPRDVLTSKAGQSGDEKQLALQEAITAHYQQCYQLACQKRDELGLPLPIIATGHLTTIGVTASESVRDIYIGTLDAFPAQAFPPADYIALGHIHRPQRVTKSDHIRYSGSPIPLSFDELGSEKSVCLVSFIPDAPPKIDTLPIPVTQPMQLIKGSLSDIEQQLATFQNYQGDKPVWLDIELNTQDYLSDMQKRIQAMTEHLHVEVLLLRRTREQRLQAITRQDKETLNELSVHDVFERRLATEKDMENGRQQRVRTLFNQVINELENSEPAK
- the phoB gene encoding phosphate response regulator transcription factor PhoB codes for the protein MAKRILVVEDEAPIREMVCFVLEQNGYQPVEAEDYDSAVTQLSEPFPELVLLDWMLPGGSGLQFIKHMKREALTRDIPVMMLTARGEEEDRVRGLEVGADDYITKPFSPKELVARIKAVMRRISPMAVEEVIEMRGLSLDPSSHRVTTEEHALDMGPTEFKLLHFFMTHPERVYSREQLLNHVWGTNVYVEDRTVDVHIRRLRKALETSGHDKMVQTVRGTGYRFSTRY
- the phoR gene encoding phosphate regulon sensor histidine kinase PhoR, yielding MLERLSWKRLALELAFFCLPALLLGLIFGYLPWFLLVAVLGLLCWNFYNQLKLSYWLWVDRSMTPPPGRWSWEPLFYGLYQMQLRNRRRRRELALLIKRFRSGAESLPDAVVITTEEGTIFWCNHLAQHLLNFRWPEDNGQNILNLLRYPEFTNYMKGQDFSRPLTLQLNNSHHVEFRVMPYSEGQLLMVVRDITQMHQLEGARRNFFANVSHELRTPLTVLQGYLEMMQEETLDAALRGKALNTMQEQTRRMDGLVKQLLTLSRIEAATAIDLNEKVDIPLMLRVLQREAQTLSQGRHEIVFRVNENLRVFGNEEQLRSAVSNLVYNAVNHTPEGTRIEVCWQKIPQGAQFQVSDNGPGIAAEHLPRLTERFYRVDKARSRQTGGSGLGLAIVKHALSHHDSRLEIMSEDGLGSRFVFTLPNRLIVPTSLAENMAKPSA
- a CDS encoding PstS family phosphate ABC transporter substrate-binding protein produces the protein MISAIHIAGAFLLLLSAFCSAQPRQMLAGNLSSAGSDTLANLMAFWAADFSQHYPNVNLQIQAAGSSSAPTSLASGAAQLGPMSRAMKASEIEAFVQHYGYPPLAVPVAMDALVVLVNQDNPLSGLNVSQLDAIFSITQRCGNHQPIKQWGDLGLRGSWEKRTLLRYGRNSASGTYGFFKQKALCRGDFLPQVNELPGSASVVQAVAASTDAIGYASVGFRTSGVKMLPLAAQGTDYISPSTENIRSGLYPYTRYLYIYVNKAPGQPLEALTAAFLARVLSETGQSLVNQDGYLPLPEATRRQARQQIGLPE
- a CDS encoding cobalamin-independent methionine synthase II family protein, translating into MANTLSPFRADIVGSFLRPAAIKQARLQHQAGEIDDAALRNVEDREILRVVEKQREAGLQIVTDGELRRSWWHFDFFADLHGVERYEADHGIQFNGIQTKSHAIRVVDKVSFNPQHPMLDHFRYLNSISGDAVAKMTIPSPSVMHFRGGRKAIDAKVYPDLADYFDDLAQTWRDAIHAFYDAGCRFLQLDDTVWAYLCSDDQKRQIRERGEDPDQLARTYADVLNKALADKPADLVIGLHVCRGNFRSTWISEGGYEPVAEILFGEVNVDAFFLEYDTERAGGFEPLRFVKPGHQQVVLGLITTKNGELEEAEVVQARIAEAAKYVDLSQICLSPQCGFASTEEGNSLTEEQQWNKLKLVVDIANRVW
- the brnQ gene encoding branched-chain amino acid transport system II carrier protein, which gives rise to MSHRLTSKDIVALGFMTFALFVGAGNIIFPPMVGLQAGEHVWTAAIGFLLTAVGLPVLTVIALARVGGGVDALSSPIGKKAGVVLATVCYLAVGPLFATPRTATVSFEVGLAPLVGNGASPLLIYSLIYFAIVIAISLYPGKLLDTVGHVLAPLKIIALAVLGIAAVLWPAGTPIPATEAYEHLPFSNGFVNGYLTMDTLGAMVFGIVIVNAARSRGVTSSVLLTRYTVWAGLIAGIGLTLVYLSLFQLGSVSGELVPQALNGAEILHAYVQHTFGNMGSSFLALLIFIACLVTAVGLTCACAEFFAQYLPLSYRTLVFVLGTFSMVVSNLGLSHLIQLSIPVLTAIYPPCIILVLLSFTLRWWNSASRIVAPVMLVSLLFGMIDGIKSSAFKSLLPEWSLNLPLSEQGLAWLPPSLLVLLIAVIYDRLCGRQEVTVHQ
- the proY gene encoding proline-specific permease ProY, producing the protein MEQPSSKLKRGLSTRHIRFIALGSAIGTGLFYGSASAIQMAGPSVLLAYLIGGIVAYIIMRALGEMSVHNPQSSSFSRYAQDYLGPLAGYITGWTYCFEMLIVAIADVTAFGIYMGVWFPAVPHWVWVLSVVLIIGAINLMNVKAFGELEFWLSFFKVATIIIMIVAGIGIIIWGIGNGGEPTGIHNLWSNGGFFSNGVMGMILSLQLVMFAYGGVEIIGITAGEAKDPHKSIPRAINSVPWRILVFYVGTLFVIMSIYPWNQVGTNGSPFVLTFQHMGITAAAGILNFVVITASLSAINSDVFGVGRMLHGMAEQGHAPKVFSRISKRGIPWVTVVVMMMALLVAVYLNYIMPGKVFLVIASLATFATVWVWIMILFSQIAFRRRLSADEVKALAFPLRGGIATSVFGIVFLFFIIGLIGYFPDTRISLYVGIIWILVLLVGYVWKKKRQNAVAAQN